From Microbispora sp. ZYX-F-249, the proteins below share one genomic window:
- a CDS encoding TetR family transcriptional regulator gives MPRIAEVRAPAEPSSPEQRARHLRILRAAARMGAEKGLERVQMHEVAKEAGVAIATLYRYFPSKTHLFTAVMAEQVDRFGESVQQPKPGMTPEDAVGEVLVLASRQLLRRPALATAMLQSANSANAAAVADAGRIDLTFRQIVLRTLGIAEPTVMDVTLIRLLMQCWYGVLQSSLNGRASIPDTESDIRIACRLLLAPRSNAPSGPVSR, from the coding sequence GTGCCGAGGATCGCCGAGGTCAGGGCGCCGGCCGAGCCGAGCTCGCCCGAGCAGCGCGCCCGTCATCTGCGCATCCTGCGCGCCGCCGCCCGGATGGGCGCCGAGAAGGGACTCGAACGGGTCCAGATGCACGAGGTGGCCAAGGAGGCCGGGGTCGCGATCGCCACGCTGTACCGGTACTTCCCCTCGAAGACCCACCTGTTCACCGCGGTGATGGCCGAGCAGGTCGACAGGTTCGGCGAGAGCGTCCAGCAGCCCAAGCCCGGGATGACGCCGGAGGACGCCGTCGGCGAGGTGCTCGTGCTCGCCAGCAGGCAGCTGCTGCGCCGCCCCGCGCTCGCCACCGCGATGCTGCAGTCGGCGAACTCCGCCAACGCCGCCGCGGTGGCCGACGCGGGCCGGATCGACCTGACGTTCCGGCAGATCGTCCTGCGGACGCTCGGCATCGCCGAGCCCACCGTCATGGACGTCACGCTGATCCGGCTGCTGATGCAGTGCTGGTACGGCGTGCTCCAATCGAGCCTGAACGGCCGGGCGTCGATCCCCGACACCGAAAGCGACATCCGGATCGCCTGCCGGCTGCTGCTCGCGCCCCGGTCGAACGCGCCCTCCGGTCCCGTCTCCCGCTGA
- a CDS encoding SDR family NAD(P)-dependent oxidoreductase, producing MNRFDGVKVLLTGAGSGIGRATAIRLAAEGADLFAVDRAAAGLAETGSLIEGSGRYVPHVADVTEEAAVVTAVDAAAAGLGGIDVLVNVAGIQRTTPIESLTVADLNLLFSVNLVGTALFCREALRHLPDRTGVIVNVASIAATQGNPYMTAYAASKGAVLAFSLSLAAEVVGRGIRVVPISPGTVATPLTRDIEFPEGADLRYFGRIRSLLGSAAPEQIAAAIAFAASSDGGYLTGANLRVDGGSGT from the coding sequence ATGAACCGCTTCGACGGGGTGAAGGTCCTGCTCACGGGCGCCGGCTCGGGGATCGGGCGGGCCACCGCGATCAGGCTCGCCGCCGAGGGAGCCGACCTTTTCGCGGTGGACCGCGCGGCCGCGGGGCTGGCGGAGACCGGCTCGCTGATCGAAGGTTCCGGCCGGTACGTCCCGCACGTGGCCGACGTGACCGAGGAGGCCGCCGTGGTGACGGCCGTGGACGCGGCGGCGGCCGGGCTCGGCGGCATCGACGTGCTCGTCAACGTCGCGGGGATCCAGCGGACGACGCCGATCGAGTCGCTGACCGTGGCCGACCTGAACCTGCTGTTCTCGGTCAACCTCGTCGGCACCGCGCTGTTCTGCCGGGAGGCGCTGCGTCACCTGCCCGACCGGACCGGCGTCATCGTGAACGTCGCGTCGATCGCGGCCACCCAGGGCAACCCGTACATGACGGCGTACGCCGCGTCGAAGGGCGCCGTGCTGGCCTTCTCGCTGAGCCTGGCCGCCGAGGTCGTGGGGCGCGGCATCCGCGTGGTGCCGATCTCCCCGGGCACGGTGGCGACCCCGCTGACGCGCGACATCGAGTTTCCCGAGGGCGCGGACCTGCGGTACTTCGGGCGGATCCGCTCGCTGCTCGGCAGCGCCGCCCCCGAGCAGATCGCGGCCGCGATCGCGTTCGCGGCCTCCTCGGACGGCGGATACCTCACGGGCGCGAACCTCCGGGTCGACGGCGGCTCCGGAACCTGA
- a CDS encoding SDR family oxidoreductase, with the protein MTRTIAVTGSASGIGRALAASLRERGDEVIGVDLQDAEVCADLSAPEGRARAVREVLDRAGGALDAVVACAGLSGVAVGTVTVNFFGVTAILEGLRPALARAERPRAAAVASISATQPADPEVVRACLDGDEPRAVALAERAVERGQGRLLYPSSKSALARWLRARAVSPEWAGCGIPLNAVAPGVVLTPMSAPLFEDETMREVMDRAVPMPLNGYAEPEVVAGALRWLVSPDNSHMAGQIVFVDGGAEATLRGPDVY; encoded by the coding sequence GTGACACGGACGATCGCGGTGACCGGGTCGGCCTCGGGCATCGGCAGGGCGCTGGCCGCGTCGCTGCGGGAGCGGGGCGACGAGGTGATCGGCGTCGACTTGCAGGACGCCGAGGTGTGCGCCGACCTGTCCGCCCCCGAAGGCCGCGCCCGCGCGGTGCGGGAGGTGCTGGATCGGGCGGGCGGCGCGCTGGACGCCGTCGTGGCCTGCGCCGGTCTCTCGGGAGTCGCCGTGGGCACGGTCACCGTCAACTTCTTCGGCGTGACCGCGATCCTGGAGGGCCTGCGCCCGGCGCTCGCCCGCGCGGAGCGGCCCCGCGCCGCCGCGGTGGCCTCGATCTCCGCCACCCAGCCCGCCGATCCCGAGGTGGTCCGCGCCTGCCTCGACGGCGACGAACCGCGGGCGGTCGCGCTGGCGGAGCGGGCGGTCGAGCGCGGCCAGGGGCGGCTGCTCTACCCGTCCTCGAAGTCGGCCCTGGCCCGCTGGCTGCGCGCCCGGGCGGTGTCGCCCGAGTGGGCCGGCTGCGGCATCCCCCTCAACGCGGTGGCGCCGGGCGTCGTGCTGACCCCGATGTCGGCTCCGCTGTTCGAGGACGAGACGATGCGCGAGGTCATGGACCGGGCGGTGCCGATGCCGCTGAACGGCTACGCCGAGCCCGAGGTCGTCGCCGGCGCCCTGCGCTGGCTGGTGAGCCCGGACAACTCCCACATGGCCGGGCAGATCGTCTTCGTGGACGGCGGCGCCGAGGCCACCCTGCGCGGCCCCGACGTGTACTGA
- a CDS encoding 3-oxoacyl-ACP reductase yields the protein MSSNTSLEGKTAVVTGAGAGLGRSEALALAERGANVVVNDVGPAAGDVAAEIRALGREAVAVTGDIGDWSMGDRLVEAAVESFGGLDIVVNNAGVLRDKMLFNLTESDWDDVIRVHLKGHAGLSRAAAVHWRAASKAAGGPVYARVINTSSEAFLFGSAGQPNYSAAKAGIVALTLSTAQGLSRYGVRANAICPRARTGMTAGVFGDGGEAGGLDVLAPERVATFVSYLASPASEEINGQVFVVYGDMVALMAAPTVERKFTAADGVFSVEELDAQVGPHFSGRDPYRTYAAYSVAQLDTTGVQNVARAK from the coding sequence ATGAGCTCGAACACGAGCCTGGAGGGCAAGACCGCCGTCGTCACCGGCGCCGGGGCGGGCCTGGGCCGCAGCGAGGCCCTCGCCCTCGCGGAACGCGGCGCGAACGTCGTCGTCAACGACGTCGGCCCGGCGGCCGGGGACGTCGCCGCCGAGATCAGGGCGCTCGGCCGCGAGGCCGTCGCGGTGACCGGCGACATCGGCGACTGGTCCATGGGCGATCGCCTCGTCGAGGCCGCCGTGGAGTCCTTCGGCGGCCTCGACATCGTGGTGAACAACGCCGGCGTGCTGCGCGACAAGATGCTGTTCAACCTGACCGAGTCCGACTGGGACGACGTCATCCGCGTCCACCTCAAGGGGCACGCCGGGCTGTCGCGGGCCGCGGCCGTCCACTGGCGGGCGGCGAGCAAGGCCGCGGGCGGCCCGGTCTACGCCCGCGTGATCAACACCTCGTCCGAGGCGTTCCTGTTCGGGTCGGCCGGCCAGCCGAACTACTCCGCCGCCAAGGCCGGCATCGTCGCGCTCACCCTGTCGACCGCCCAGGGCCTGTCCCGGTACGGCGTGCGGGCCAACGCGATCTGCCCCCGGGCCCGTACGGGCATGACGGCCGGCGTGTTCGGCGACGGCGGTGAGGCCGGCGGGCTGGACGTGCTCGCTCCCGAGCGGGTGGCCACGTTCGTCAGCTACCTCGCCTCCCCCGCCTCCGAGGAGATCAACGGCCAGGTGTTCGTCGTGTACGGCGACATGGTGGCCCTCATGGCGGCCCCGACCGTGGAGCGCAAGTTCACCGCAGCCGACGGCGTGTTCTCCGTCGAGGAGCTGGACGCGCAGGTCGGCCCGCACTTCAGCGGGCGCGACCCGTACCGGACCTACGCGGCCTACTCGGTCGCGCAGCTCGACACCACCGGCGTGCAGAACGTCGCGCGCGCGAAGTGA
- a CDS encoding acyl-CoA synthetase has product MSLNVASLFEAVAAAVPERLALVCGTRRLSFAELDARADALAGHLRAAGVRPGEHVGVHMLNGVEFVEALLACLKIRAVPININYRYTDRELHYIYEDAGLVALVIGGEFAPSAAALADRCPKLRHVVVVDDGTQAPGWPAGVEAVDYEKALAARPATVPMAAERGPDDHYVLYTGGTTGMPKGVVWRHEDFYFAALKGGNHYGPPYGTAEELAAAAAAGTPVVYLLTAPLMHGAAAYTLLSALLAGSTTVLLRRFDPVETLRLIEREHAVIVTVVGDAIARPLLDAIREHGAGYDLSSMKVLGSGGALLSRSVREEAASLIPGLYVNDGFGSSESGVDGTIGIGPDGLMRLAAGPRIKVVDEDFRPIEPGSGRLGYVARTGHVPLRYHNDPDKSATTFPVVDGVRWAVLGDMARVEEDGTIVLLGRGSGCINTGGEKVFPEEVEQALKSHPAVMDALVAGVPDERFGERVAAVVELRPGAAAGAEELRAHCRAQIAGYKVPASIVVADTVERSPSGKADYRWARNVLSTQTRRNDG; this is encoded by the coding sequence ATGAGCCTGAACGTGGCATCGCTGTTCGAGGCCGTCGCCGCGGCGGTCCCCGAACGCCTCGCACTGGTCTGCGGCACCCGGCGGCTGAGCTTCGCGGAGCTCGACGCCCGGGCGGACGCCCTGGCCGGCCACCTGCGCGCGGCCGGTGTGCGGCCGGGCGAGCACGTGGGCGTGCACATGCTCAACGGGGTGGAGTTCGTCGAGGCCCTGCTCGCCTGTCTGAAGATCAGGGCCGTCCCGATCAACATCAACTACCGGTACACCGACCGGGAGCTGCACTACATCTACGAGGACGCCGGCCTGGTCGCCCTCGTCATCGGCGGTGAGTTCGCCCCGTCCGCCGCCGCCCTCGCGGACCGGTGCCCGAAGCTGCGCCACGTGGTGGTCGTGGACGACGGCACGCAGGCGCCCGGCTGGCCGGCCGGGGTCGAGGCCGTGGACTACGAGAAGGCGCTCGCCGCCCGGCCCGCCACCGTCCCGATGGCCGCCGAGCGCGGCCCCGACGACCACTACGTGCTCTACACGGGCGGGACGACCGGGATGCCCAAGGGCGTCGTGTGGCGGCACGAGGACTTCTACTTCGCCGCGCTCAAGGGCGGCAACCACTACGGCCCGCCGTACGGGACGGCGGAGGAGCTGGCCGCGGCCGCGGCGGCGGGCACGCCCGTCGTCTACCTGCTCACCGCTCCGCTCATGCACGGAGCGGCCGCCTACACGCTGTTGAGCGCGCTGCTGGCCGGCTCGACGACGGTCCTGCTGCGGCGGTTCGACCCGGTCGAGACGCTGCGGCTGATCGAACGCGAGCACGCCGTGATCGTCACCGTGGTCGGCGACGCCATCGCCCGCCCGCTGCTCGACGCGATCCGCGAGCACGGCGCGGGCTACGACCTGAGCTCGATGAAGGTGCTCGGCTCGGGCGGGGCGCTGCTGTCGCGCAGCGTGCGCGAGGAGGCCGCGTCGCTGATCCCCGGCCTCTACGTCAACGACGGCTTCGGCTCGTCGGAGTCCGGCGTGGACGGCACGATCGGGATCGGCCCCGACGGGCTGATGCGGCTGGCCGCCGGCCCCCGGATCAAGGTGGTCGACGAGGACTTCCGGCCGATCGAGCCCGGCTCCGGCCGGCTGGGGTACGTCGCGCGGACCGGGCACGTCCCGCTGCGTTACCACAACGACCCGGACAAGAGCGCGACGACGTTCCCGGTCGTCGACGGGGTCCGCTGGGCGGTGCTCGGCGACATGGCCCGGGTCGAGGAGGACGGCACGATCGTGCTGCTCGGCCGTGGCTCGGGCTGCATCAACACCGGCGGGGAGAAGGTCTTCCCCGAGGAGGTCGAGCAGGCGCTGAAGTCCCACCCGGCGGTCATGGACGCGCTGGTCGCGGGCGTGCCCGACGAGCGGTTCGGCGAGCGGGTCGCCGCCGTGGTGGAGCTGCGCCCGGGCGCGGCGGCCGGCGCGGAGGAACTGCGCGCGCACTGCCGCGCCCAGATCGCGGGCTACAAGGTGCCCGCCTCGATCGTCGTCGCCGACACCGTCGAGCGCTCGCCCAGCGGCAAGGCGGACTACCGGTGGGCCAGGAACGTTCTGTCAACGCAAACCAGGAGGAACGATGGCTGA